From the genome of Streptomyces spinoverrucosus:
CGGCGTCCCGACGCCAATGACGCGCACGGGCGCGGGCTGCTTCTGGTCGACTCCATCGCCGACTCCTGGCATCACGGGCCCAGTCGCTTCGGCGGAACAGTGGTCTCCTTCGAGATGGCCGATGCCTGGCCGTCATGAGCGCAATACGCTCCGCTGGTACTGCGCCGGCGGAATCGTCGCTAGTCTGGTTGACCAGTTGACTTGGCCAATCTCGACAGGCGGCGGCACACATGGCGTATGACGTGGAGGCACCGAAGTACGTTCGCCTCGCTCAGACCATTCAGCGCCGCATCGAGGACGGCACATATCCGCCCGGCACCCGAGTGCCCAGCGAGAACCAACTCGTGCAAGCCTTCGGGATGTCCCGTCCCACCGTCGTCCGGGCCCTGGAGTTGCTGAAGCGCGACGGCTGGCTTGAGTCCCGGCAGGGGTACGGAACCATCGTGCGGGGCCGCCCGGCCGTCGTCGAGCAGAAGGACCGCAGGGGGAGTGAAGCGCTCGCGCGTGACGAGTCGCAGGCTCCAGGGCGGTTGGTCGAGGTGGGCTACGTCCCTGTTCCGGCGCGAGTCGCCTCGGTGCTCGGGCTGCCCAAGCGGGTCAAGATCCTCGTGCGTCGCTTCCTGGTCGTCGACGACGGCGAACCGGTTGAGCTGGTCTCGTCGTACTTCCCCGACGGCCTGGCCGAAGGGACCGAGCTGGAGAGTGCCGAAGTGCTGAGCGGCAGCACTCGCGCGCATCTGGAAGCACGGAAGAAGGTCCGCTTCGACCACGTGACGGAACGGGTCTCGGCCCGGCTGCCCGAGCGTGCAGAAGCCGAGCTTCTGGACCTTCCGGACGGCGTTCCCGTCCTCAGTGTCCTGGTCGTGGCATGCGACGCTTCCGGGCAGGCGCTGCAAGTCTCTGACCTGCTGCTGCCCGCCGACCGGCAGGAACTCGAAGACACCTACCGCCTGAACTGACCCTGATCCGCGGCCAGTTCCTCTCGGCCTACCACCCGGTCCACACTTGACAAGTCAACCTGGCATCCCTAGCTTCGAACTTGCTAAGTCAACTTGTCAGGTAGCAAGTTGATCGACTCAGAAGGAGAAATCCGTGCGTGTGATCCGCGTTGACGCCTCGCCCGCAACGATCCTGCTCACCGAAGCCCCGGCGCCGAAGGTGCGCGACCGGCAGACCGGCGAGATCGCCAAGGACGCCGTGA
Proteins encoded in this window:
- a CDS encoding GntR family transcriptional regulator, whose amino-acid sequence is MAYDVEAPKYVRLAQTIQRRIEDGTYPPGTRVPSENQLVQAFGMSRPTVVRALELLKRDGWLESRQGYGTIVRGRPAVVEQKDRRGSEALARDESQAPGRLVEVGYVPVPARVASVLGLPKRVKILVRRFLVVDDGEPVELVSSYFPDGLAEGTELESAEVLSGSTRAHLEARKKVRFDHVTERVSARLPERAEAELLDLPDGVPVLSVLVVACDASGQALQVSDLLLPADRQELEDTYRLN